Proteins from a genomic interval of Ndongobacter massiliensis:
- a CDS encoding molybdopterin-binding protein: MKYKTIDIIPTGNELRSGTVLDTDSPMIMQQLLQMDPNCLIRRWPVVDDEEETILMQLQEAVSKEADIIIVIGGSGSGHLHSKILGKDYTHSVIDGFLDQGASAAIYGKNGHMWSRLICGKKDKCFIFNLPGPYSEAEATIQAFCKLYQEGASMEQINEGMAKVLVQQYGMDAAIETVEYQRIKK, from the coding sequence ATGAAGTATAAAACCATCGATATTATCCCAACCGGGAATGAGTTAAGAAGCGGAACCGTATTAGATACTGATTCGCCTATGATCATGCAACAACTGCTCCAAATGGATCCGAATTGCCTGATTCGGCGGTGGCCTGTTGTTGATGATGAAGAGGAAACAATTTTGATGCAATTGCAGGAAGCCGTTAGCAAAGAGGCGGATATCATTATTGTCATAGGCGGATCGGGAAGCGGGCACTTGCACAGTAAAATTTTAGGCAAGGATTACACGCATTCGGTTATTGATGGGTTTTTAGATCAAGGCGCGTCCGCAGCCATATATGGGAAAAACGGGCATATGTGGAGTCGTTTAATCTGCGGAAAAAAAGACAAATGCTTCATTTTCAATCTTCCGGGCCCATACAGTGAAGCGGAAGCAACGATACAAGCCTTCTGTAAACTGTATCAAGAAGGCGCGTCCATGGAACAGATCAATGAAGGCATGGCAAAGGTATTGGTGCAACAGTATGGTATGGACGCAGCAATAGAGACTGTGGAATATCAACGAATCAAAAAATGA
- a CDS encoding TRAP transporter substrate-binding protein, which yields MKKIVSWFFVAGLCLLGLIGCNNSQSADGEMQPKIIRLTHCQADGHPIDEGADLFAELVHERTNGRLEVQVFPANMLGPESVTRDMVKEGSVDMVLLGSAANNYNGAQDLASCFYLMRSIEECDYMFLDSAWAKKYLYPDYLENNHVVYLDSWSQSPRQTMATKEFTTPEELSSIKLRMPAGIPMWERGYSLMGAMTVTLGLDDAFSGLQQGVCDGVEGPIDQLSFYSFQEVAKNLILTNHNYYSYQALMNEKSFNSLSEEDQQIIRESIVEAGKHAGELRDQLTESIVEDMKAAGVNVITLTDEQLDVFADKALQVVEENMDRWGQECYDEFIAELNEFRAAHK from the coding sequence ATGAAAAAAATAGTAAGTTGGTTTTTTGTGGCAGGTTTGTGCTTATTGGGACTTATTGGCTGTAATAATTCGCAATCTGCCGACGGTGAGATGCAGCCGAAAATCATCCGCTTGACGCATTGCCAGGCAGATGGGCATCCCATTGATGAAGGCGCGGATTTATTTGCAGAATTGGTGCACGAGCGCACAAACGGCAGGCTGGAAGTCCAGGTTTTCCCGGCAAATATGTTGGGACCGGAGTCCGTTACGCGTGATATGGTCAAAGAGGGCAGTGTGGACATGGTGTTGCTCGGATCCGCCGCAAACAACTATAACGGTGCGCAAGACTTGGCATCCTGTTTCTATTTGATGCGTAGCATTGAAGAATGTGATTACATGTTTTTAGACAGTGCTTGGGCAAAAAAATATTTATACCCCGACTACTTAGAAAACAACCATGTGGTTTACCTGGACAGCTGGTCACAATCCCCTCGCCAAACCATGGCAACCAAAGAATTTACAACCCCGGAAGAATTGAGCTCCATCAAATTGAGAATGCCGGCAGGAATTCCGATGTGGGAGAGAGGTTACAGCCTCATGGGAGCCATGACGGTTACCTTGGGATTGGACGATGCGTTTTCAGGTCTTCAGCAGGGTGTCTGCGACGGTGTGGAAGGTCCCATTGATCAGCTCAGCTTCTATTCCTTCCAGGAAGTCGCGAAAAATTTGATTTTGACGAATCATAACTATTATTCTTATCAGGCACTTATGAATGAAAAGTCCTTTAATTCGCTCTCGGAAGAAGATCAACAAATCATTCGCGAAAGCATTGTTGAAGCGGGCAAACACGCCGGAGAGCTACGCGATCAGCTTACGGAGTCCATTGTCGAAGATATGAAGGCAGCGGGCGTGAACGTGATTACCCTTACCGATGAGCAGTTGGATGTATTTGCGGACAAAGCGCTTCAAGTCGTAGAAGAGAATATGGATCGCTGGGGACAGGAATGCTACGATGAGTTCATTGCGGAATTGAATGAATTTCGCGCCGCGCATAAGTAG
- a CDS encoding TRAP transporter small permease: MLKLLQKIDKFFVKVCNAFLVFTVVTMVGMVVWGVICRYLLHSSAPYAEEFARLAIVWCILIGGAMAVRGNEHIRVESLVHILPRGLQIALEFASHVLVLIFSFVIMWYGFIYTGQTINDITTSLGYSRSVFFLPTALAGLIMLVYSIANICLLVYNTANHKQVTLKSQE; encoded by the coding sequence ATGTTGAAATTATTGCAAAAAATCGATAAGTTTTTTGTTAAAGTATGTAATGCATTTTTAGTGTTCACAGTTGTAACTATGGTGGGCATGGTCGTTTGGGGAGTTATTTGTCGATATTTGTTACACTCCTCCGCACCGTACGCCGAAGAATTTGCACGCTTGGCCATTGTGTGGTGTATTTTGATCGGTGGAGCCATGGCTGTTCGCGGGAATGAACACATTCGAGTAGAATCTCTGGTACATATTTTGCCGAGAGGTCTGCAGATTGCATTAGAGTTTGCTTCACATGTTTTAGTGCTGATTTTCAGCTTCGTTATCATGTGGTACGGATTTATTTACACCGGACAAACGATCAATGATATTACGACTTCTCTTGGATACAGCAGAAGTGTGTTTTTCCTGCCCACGGCATTGGCGGGCCTCATCATGCTCGTTTATTCCATCGCCAATATTTGCCTATTAGTTTATAACACGGCAAACCATAAACAGGTCACTTTAAAGTCTCAGGAATAG
- a CDS encoding TRAP transporter large permease, whose translation MVILLMFVLVALGVPVTFSLGVAALGFFITNDVSLVTFSQKIAVATNSFNLLCLPFFILAGNLMNTGGVTRRLFNFFDSIFGHIRGGLSYVTVISSAVFSAISGSALANAAGLGGMQIKAMTDRDYPKAFSTSVVTTASVLGPIIPPSILMVIYGVTAGVSIQKQFIGGILPGLLYVLMCSVLCFYYGRKFNLPKGDKFSIRRVGREFLDAIWALLAPVIVLGGIMTGMFTATESGAIACVYVIIVGLFIYKELDTKQLYHCLLESAKTTGQILLIAATAAVLGFCLTYNRIPQHLAATLTSSISSKALMMVVFTVIYLFLGTIMEGAAIILTTVPIFVGICKTMGIDLVYFGIFVSVLMSVATITPPVGTVMFVICKMNKMTIGEYTKNMLPWFMMIVVFCLLIAIFPQISTWLPSVLAQ comes from the coding sequence ATGGTTATCTTATTAATGTTTGTACTGGTCGCCCTAGGTGTACCTGTTACATTTTCTTTGGGCGTTGCAGCCTTAGGATTTTTTATCACGAACGACGTGTCTCTCGTGACCTTTTCTCAAAAGATCGCGGTGGCAACCAACTCCTTCAACTTACTCTGCCTTCCGTTTTTTATCTTAGCCGGAAACCTGATGAACACCGGTGGTGTCACACGCAGACTGTTTAACTTTTTTGACTCCATCTTCGGCCATATTCGTGGCGGATTGAGCTATGTGACGGTTATTTCCAGCGCGGTATTCTCCGCCATCTCCGGTTCCGCACTGGCAAACGCTGCCGGACTGGGCGGCATGCAGATCAAGGCGATGACGGATCGCGATTATCCCAAAGCATTCAGCACGAGTGTTGTTACGACAGCCTCGGTTCTGGGACCGATTATTCCGCCGAGCATTTTGATGGTAATCTACGGTGTTACTGCGGGTGTTTCGATCCAGAAGCAATTTATCGGCGGTATTTTACCGGGCTTGCTGTATGTCCTCATGTGTTCCGTTTTGTGCTTCTACTATGGAAGAAAATTTAATCTGCCCAAGGGCGATAAATTCAGCATTCGCCGGGTAGGTCGTGAATTTTTGGATGCCATTTGGGCACTGCTTGCGCCGGTTATCGTTCTCGGCGGAATTATGACCGGTATGTTTACGGCGACGGAGTCCGGTGCCATCGCCTGCGTCTACGTCATTATTGTAGGTTTGTTCATTTATAAAGAGCTGGATACCAAGCAACTTTATCACTGTCTCTTGGAATCCGCCAAGACAACCGGTCAGATTCTGCTGATCGCTGCAACCGCTGCCGTCTTAGGCTTTTGCCTCACCTACAATAGAATTCCGCAGCATCTTGCAGCTACATTGACAAGCTCGATTTCCAGCAAGGCTTTGATGATGGTCGTATTTACCGTGATTTACCTCTTCTTGGGAACCATCATGGAAGGTGCGGCAATTATTTTGACCACCGTTCCTATTTTCGTTGGAATCTGTAAAACCATGGGCATTGACCTGGTTTACTTCGGTATCTTCGTCAGTGTCTTAATGTCGGTTGCTACGATTACACCTCCGGTTGGAACCGTTATGTTTGTAATCTGTAAAATGAATAAAATGACCATCGGAGAGTACACAAAAAATATGTTGCCATGGTTTATGATGATCGTTGTTTTCTGCTTGTTGATCGCGATCTTCCCACAGATTTCGACATGGCTGCCTTCTGTACTTGCACAATAG
- a CDS encoding FtsX-like permease family protein, whose protein sequence is MSKRSTTAKDLATPVQKTDLRRTIRHSLARFLAIFAMTALGALVYVGLKSTPPMMRVSLESRISEASMEPFTLSSPLGLYPEDCERLEQMPGVQQVEYRYAGDFFLDNPESVVRVHSLPEHFGLPLAVEGRLPQKDDEILLDDMARRDGAYHLGDTVHLFSQDAPNEDAATSTKDASNNAMEGIDVKNAADPVEKNTLRRDRFTVVGFARDVHYLSHFRGSSYVGTGTVDYFAFVQKDLFEKTRPDEAALSLAGDTNRPTYDKAYRTAERAGLDSLQARFSNRPSQLQEQIKAEAQKGLDQARQKLDEGWTKLRDAQNELDETRQKLDDGRADYEQGLATWQEQVTAASDELEKQEAALTQAENQLTQGEAEYAAGQEAYEAGLAELAAQKETLDAAKQALDAGDAALQEARAKLDSQGLNEETLPQKRNELAAAKNMLEDAQKDLVARRAALPDRTTLQQSRQQLEEQRESLTAALQDAQQALASLQTQLQDLRTQLAALDPASEEATTLRAQIVALEAQVADCQSEITQLQDAMAPLQTALSEVEQALAGHAALDEADSSLQEKKATLDARAAALEEASAALQTLQQKTAELAEERQDYESGAARYQKAVAELSGIDARLARSHDELSAGRAAAQSGREQLQQAQETFASKRDEGKASLDAAQETLQEGETAYAEGLAAFTSEAAEAEPRLSDGEKALTEAQTKLDRIRIPDYAAAGRHNNYSINTFFDQADSLDVLSYVFPTIFYLVALLVSLTTMMRMVDEERTQIGTYKALGYHRRTIRRKYLVYGAISSLSGALIGSLIGFFFLAPTIFRAYASQLYDFGDPILVFHPLYVGIALALCLGVTTFAAWISVQQTLKERAAELMRPKPPANGNRIFWERIRPLWRRLSFMKKVTLRNITAKKGRMFMTIFGVTGCSALIIMGFGIQSSVSGIFQKQFSDIQHYDFQVVYNPDATEEEKADMEARILPYTKDSIRLFQSHGTFRNAKGIDEEFQIIVPQEPDAFSRFFRLQTRRTRQSLALTDDGALVSEKMAHGLHAEKSDTISVKDGDGYAVELPVTGEMENYFNHRIVLTPGAYASFFKKEAVPNTLLLETGGEDLSDELLQDWIDLPAVATVFRMNDTENAAEELIQSLHTIVLVIIVISSLLAIVVLFNLTNLNVSERMRELSTIKVLGFRDFELTLYIYRETFALTLTGIFFGCFVGKAIHYIICLALSPSMVMLDPALPWQNYVLSALLTVGFSLVIMRLVHRRLKRVDMVEALKAVE, encoded by the coding sequence ATGAGCAAACGATCCACAACCGCAAAAGACTTGGCAACACCGGTACAAAAAACGGATCTGCGCCGCACCATTCGTCATTCGCTCGCCCGCTTTCTGGCGATTTTTGCCATGACGGCACTCGGCGCGCTCGTCTATGTCGGATTGAAATCAACGCCGCCCATGATGCGGGTCAGTCTGGAATCCCGCATTTCCGAGGCCTCCATGGAGCCGTTCACACTTTCTTCGCCGCTGGGGCTCTACCCGGAGGACTGCGAACGTCTCGAGCAGATGCCCGGCGTGCAACAGGTAGAATATCGCTATGCCGGCGACTTTTTTCTGGATAACCCGGAGTCGGTCGTGCGCGTCCACTCCCTGCCGGAACACTTCGGACTGCCCCTCGCCGTAGAGGGGCGTCTGCCACAAAAGGACGATGAAATTCTATTGGACGACATGGCGCGGCGGGACGGTGCGTATCACTTGGGCGATACCGTGCATCTTTTTTCGCAAGATGCCCCAAACGAAGATGCTGCGACTTCCACAAAGGATGCGTCGAACAACGCCATGGAAGGCATCGATGTAAAGAACGCAGCCGATCCTGTAGAGAAAAACACATTGCGACGCGATCGGTTTACCGTCGTCGGTTTTGCACGCGATGTCCACTATCTCTCACACTTTCGAGGTTCTTCCTATGTCGGCACCGGTACGGTCGATTATTTCGCCTTCGTACAAAAAGATCTCTTTGAAAAAACGCGTCCGGATGAGGCGGCACTTTCCCTTGCCGGCGATACGAATCGGCCCACATATGACAAGGCCTATCGCACGGCGGAACGGGCCGGTTTAGACTCCTTGCAAGCGCGCTTCTCCAATCGCCCGTCACAGCTCCAGGAACAAATCAAGGCTGAGGCGCAAAAAGGTCTGGATCAGGCACGTCAAAAGTTGGATGAGGGTTGGACAAAGCTGCGCGATGCACAAAACGAACTGGACGAAACGCGTCAAAAATTGGATGACGGGCGCGCGGACTATGAACAGGGCCTTGCCACTTGGCAAGAGCAGGTAACGGCGGCTTCCGACGAACTGGAAAAACAGGAAGCAGCGCTAACGCAAGCCGAAAACCAATTGACACAGGGAGAGGCGGAATACGCCGCCGGACAAGAAGCCTATGAAGCCGGCCTGGCCGAGCTTGCCGCGCAGAAAGAGACGCTGGATGCCGCCAAACAGGCGCTCGATGCGGGCGATGCCGCGCTGCAGGAGGCACGCGCAAAATTGGATTCGCAAGGGCTGAATGAAGAAACCTTGCCGCAAAAACGAAACGAGTTGGCCGCTGCAAAAAATATGTTGGAAGATGCGCAGAAAGACTTGGTTGCGCGGCGCGCGGCGCTCCCCGATCGAACCACGCTGCAGCAAAGCCGACAGCAATTGGAAGAACAACGTGAAAGCCTGACAGCTGCTCTGCAAGATGCCCAACAAGCCCTTGCTTCGCTACAGACGCAACTGCAAGATCTGCGTACCCAACTTGCCGCACTCGATCCGGCGTCGGAGGAAGCGACAACTTTACGCGCACAGATTGTGGCACTGGAAGCCCAAGTTGCGGACTGCCAAAGTGAAATTACACAGTTGCAGGACGCAATGGCACCGCTTCAAACGGCACTTTCTGAGGTGGAGCAAGCACTCGCAGGACATGCGGCCCTAGATGAAGCGGATTCCTCTTTACAGGAAAAGAAAGCGACATTAGATGCCCGGGCGGCGGCTTTGGAAGAGGCCTCTGCCGCGTTACAAACCTTACAACAGAAAACTGCAGAACTTGCTGAAGAACGGCAGGACTATGAAAGCGGCGCAGCAAGGTACCAAAAAGCCGTTGCGGAATTGTCCGGGATCGACGCACGCCTTGCGCGTTCGCACGACGAGTTGTCGGCAGGACGTGCCGCGGCGCAGAGCGGGCGCGAACAGCTGCAACAGGCGCAGGAAACTTTTGCGAGCAAACGCGACGAAGGAAAGGCCTCGCTCGATGCGGCACAGGAAACATTACAGGAGGGAGAGACGGCTTACGCCGAAGGACTTGCCGCCTTTACCTCCGAAGCCGCGGAAGCCGAGCCCCGTCTTTCCGACGGTGAAAAGGCGCTCACAGAAGCGCAAACCAAACTCGACCGCATTCGCATCCCCGACTATGCGGCTGCCGGACGCCATAACAACTATTCGATCAACACCTTTTTTGACCAGGCGGACAGCCTGGATGTTCTTTCCTATGTGTTTCCGACTATTTTCTATTTGGTAGCGCTTTTGGTAAGCTTGACGACGATGATGCGCATGGTGGATGAGGAACGTACACAAATTGGAACGTACAAGGCATTGGGCTATCATCGGCGTACCATTCGCCGCAAATATCTTGTCTATGGCGCAATTTCGTCCCTTTCCGGCGCACTCATCGGCTCTCTGATCGGCTTTTTCTTCCTTGCACCGACCATTTTTCGCGCCTATGCCAGCCAGCTCTATGATTTCGGCGACCCGATACTCGTTTTTCATCCCCTCTATGTAGGCATTGCTCTCGCGCTTTGTCTCGGCGTAACGACTTTTGCCGCGTGGATTTCTGTACAACAGACACTCAAGGAACGCGCTGCTGAACTCATGCGCCCGAAACCGCCGGCAAATGGCAATCGCATTTTCTGGGAACGCATTCGCCCCCTGTGGCGGCGACTGAGTTTTATGAAAAAGGTAACCCTCCGCAATATCACCGCGAAGAAGGGGCGTATGTTCATGACCATTTTTGGTGTGACGGGCTGTTCTGCACTCATCATCATGGGCTTCGGCATTCAGTCTTCGGTGAGCGGCATTTTCCAAAAGCAATTTTCCGACATTCAACACTACGATTTTCAAGTCGTCTATAACCCGGATGCCACGGAGGAAGAAAAAGCCGATATGGAGGCTCGCATTCTGCCGTACACAAAAGATTCCATCCGCCTTTTCCAATCGCATGGCACCTTTCGCAACGCCAAGGGAATCGATGAGGAATTCCAGATTATTGTGCCACAGGAGCCGGACGCATTTTCTCGCTTCTTTCGCCTGCAAACGCGGCGCACCCGTCAAAGCCTGGCGCTCACGGACGACGGTGCATTGGTCAGTGAAAAGATGGCGCATGGCCTCCATGCGGAAAAGTCGGACACCATTTCCGTAAAAGATGGAGATGGCTATGCCGTGGAACTGCCCGTTACGGGTGAAATGGAAAACTACTTCAATCATCGCATCGTCCTGACGCCGGGTGCCTATGCCTCTTTCTTCAAAAAAGAAGCCGTTCCGAACACACTCCTACTAGAAACCGGTGGAGAGGATCTTTCCGATGAACTCTTACAGGATTGGATCGATTTACCCGCCGTAGCAACCGTTTTTCGTATGAATGATACGGAAAATGCGGCGGAAGAGCTCATTCAGTCGCTGCACACCATCGTTCTGGTGATCATTGTGATCTCGTCTCTCCTTGCCATCGTCGTTCTCTTCAATCTCACGAACCTCAATGTCTCCGAACGCATGCGCGAACTCTCAACTATTAAGGTCCTCGGCTTCCGCGATTTTGAACTGACCCTGTACATTTACCGCGAAACCTTCGCGCTCACCCTTACCGGCATCTTTTTCGGCTGCTTCGTCGGAAAAGCCATCCACTACATCATTTGCCTAGCGCTTTCTCCCAGCATGGTCATGCTGGATCCGGCGCTTCCCTGGCAAAACTACGTCCTGTCTGCGCTTTTGACTGTCGGGTTTTCCTTGGTAATCATGAGGCTGGTGCATCGCCGCTTGAAGCGAGTGGATATGGTAGAGGCGTTGAAAGCGGTGGAGTAG
- a CDS encoding ABC transporter ATP-binding protein, whose translation MHFIEFCNVTKLYKMGETVIRANDAMSFAIEKGELVVIVGPSGAGKSTTLNILGGIDQNEEGEVLVDGKNISAYNDHQLTNYRRYTIGFIFQGYNLIPNLTAQENVEMATQLLPGAMDASDALALVGLSHRSNNFPAQLSGGEQQRVAIARAMAKNPAILLCDEPTGALDYHTGKEILKQLQNTCRQTGTTVIIVTHNSAIRPIADRVIEIADAKVRKMYKNPNPADIDTIAW comes from the coding sequence ATGCATTTCATTGAGTTTTGCAATGTAACCAAACTATATAAAATGGGAGAAACAGTGATCCGCGCCAATGACGCGATGAGTTTTGCGATTGAAAAAGGGGAACTGGTCGTCATCGTCGGTCCTTCCGGCGCCGGAAAATCGACCACCTTGAACATTCTCGGCGGCATTGATCAAAATGAAGAAGGCGAAGTGCTTGTTGATGGTAAAAACATCTCCGCCTACAATGATCATCAACTCACCAACTACCGCCGCTACACCATCGGTTTTATTTTCCAGGGCTACAACCTCATCCCGAATCTGACCGCACAGGAAAATGTCGAAATGGCAACCCAATTACTGCCCGGTGCCATGGACGCATCCGATGCGCTGGCACTTGTCGGTCTGTCCCATCGGTCGAACAATTTTCCCGCCCAGCTTTCCGGCGGTGAGCAGCAGCGCGTCGCCATTGCCCGGGCGATGGCGAAAAATCCGGCCATTCTTCTCTGCGATGAGCCGACGGGTGCCTTGGATTATCACACGGGCAAAGAAATCTTGAAACAATTGCAAAATACCTGTCGACAAACCGGAACGACCGTCATCATCGTAACGCACAACTCGGCCATTCGCCCCATCGCGGACCGTGTCATTGAAATTGCCGATGCCAAGGTGCGAAAAATGTACAAGAATCCGAACCCGGCAGATATCGATACGATTGCGTGGTAG
- a CDS encoding ATP-dependent DNA helicase, with protein MVDEIKSTTRSLSDLDPTENVLHWAQAKCYAHFYCRQNEVSDMRVQLTYVNLDEEPAVKRSIQRFSAEELQNFYEDLLHRFLVFSRAILSAREARGASLATLQFPYPSYRPGQRVLSVGIYRAIEGGKRLFLEAPTGIGKTMSALVPALASIRTCGTKKIFYTTARTTTQREVGRALERLAAQGLVLKSIRLTAKERLCPNDEMACNPVDCSYAKGHFDRVNAAILDLYETQNLWTREQIDAYAQAHHVCPFELQLDMSDYADLVVGDYNYVFDPQVYLRRAFEEPDTAPVVLVDEAHNLVDRGREMYSASLYASAFVAMQKIFPAKSHRKLHALLKKAEQIFWAYHRQLGGAAFCVEEKANASLYECIEEISRRLDPFLTKQKTHPQYDEVLDFRFQLAKYARIFETWQDGFFTFLRAEDGDLCWRLQCIDTEGVMKARLSFCKAAVFFSATLSPMRFYQELLGGGEAALGLRLPSPFPPENLAVFQADVSARYRDRARTVPEVAAYLQALFSAKEGNYMVFFPSYTYLQQVAEAMHDEALLVQEPQWTQEERHAVFTRYEEEPNVKGFFVLGGLFAEGIDLVGRRLIGVAVISPGLPGLSEERNVVKSYFDRKKQRGFDYAYIFPGMNKVLQAGGRVIRSASDRGVILLLDDRFRRDPYLALLPAHWSVQSAGTPLQLTERVQKFWRVSHDET; from the coding sequence ATGGTTGATGAAATCAAATCGACGACGCGTTCGCTCTCCGATTTGGATCCGACGGAGAATGTATTGCATTGGGCACAGGCGAAGTGTTATGCACATTTTTACTGTCGTCAAAACGAAGTATCGGATATGCGTGTCCAGCTGACCTATGTCAACTTGGACGAAGAACCGGCGGTAAAACGAAGTATTCAGCGCTTTTCTGCAGAAGAATTACAAAATTTCTACGAGGATTTATTGCACCGTTTTCTCGTTTTTTCACGGGCGATTTTGTCCGCGCGGGAAGCGCGTGGTGCGTCTCTTGCAACATTACAATTTCCCTATCCAAGCTATCGCCCCGGACAGCGCGTGCTGTCGGTTGGCATTTATCGGGCGATTGAAGGGGGAAAGCGCCTTTTTTTAGAGGCGCCGACGGGCATCGGAAAGACGATGAGCGCCTTAGTGCCTGCACTGGCTTCGATACGCACATGTGGAACGAAAAAGATCTTTTATACGACGGCGCGTACGACGACACAGCGCGAAGTCGGTCGGGCATTGGAGCGCCTTGCAGCGCAGGGGCTGGTGCTCAAAAGCATTCGTTTGACGGCAAAGGAGCGTTTGTGTCCGAATGATGAAATGGCGTGCAATCCCGTTGACTGCTCCTATGCCAAGGGGCACTTCGATCGTGTCAATGCGGCGATTCTGGATCTCTATGAAACACAGAATTTATGGACACGGGAACAGATCGATGCCTATGCGCAGGCACATCATGTTTGTCCTTTTGAACTCCAATTGGATATGAGCGATTATGCCGATCTGGTTGTCGGCGATTACAATTACGTCTTTGATCCGCAGGTTTATTTGCGCCGCGCCTTTGAAGAGCCGGATACGGCGCCGGTAGTCTTAGTGGATGAGGCGCATAACTTGGTGGACCGGGGGCGCGAAATGTATTCCGCGTCGCTGTATGCTTCGGCCTTTGTCGCTATGCAAAAAATCTTTCCGGCGAAAAGTCATCGCAAATTGCATGCGCTGTTGAAAAAAGCGGAGCAGATCTTTTGGGCGTATCACCGGCAATTGGGGGGAGCCGCCTTTTGTGTGGAGGAAAAAGCCAATGCGAGTTTGTATGAATGCATTGAAGAAATCAGTCGACGTCTGGATCCCTTTTTGACGAAACAGAAGACACATCCGCAATATGATGAAGTGCTGGACTTTCGCTTTCAACTGGCTAAGTATGCGCGTATTTTTGAGACTTGGCAGGACGGTTTTTTTACCTTTCTACGCGCGGAAGACGGAGATCTGTGCTGGCGTTTGCAATGCATTGATACGGAAGGCGTCATGAAAGCGCGGCTTTCTTTCTGCAAAGCCGCAGTATTCTTTTCAGCGACGCTTTCGCCCATGCGCTTCTATCAGGAATTGCTCGGCGGCGGAGAGGCAGCACTGGGGCTGCGCCTCCCTTCTCCCTTTCCTCCGGAAAATCTCGCCGTTTTTCAGGCGGATGTTTCCGCACGTTACCGCGACCGGGCACGGACGGTGCCGGAAGTTGCCGCATATCTGCAAGCACTTTTCTCTGCGAAAGAGGGCAATTACATGGTGTTTTTTCCGTCTTATACCTATTTGCAACAGGTGGCAGAGGCGATGCATGACGAAGCGTTGCTCGTGCAGGAACCGCAGTGGACGCAGGAGGAGCGTCACGCCGTCTTCACGCGCTACGAAGAGGAACCGAATGTAAAAGGCTTTTTCGTACTCGGCGGACTTTTTGCCGAGGGCATTGATCTTGTGGGCCGGAGGCTAATCGGTGTGGCAGTAATTTCGCCGGGGCTTCCGGGGCTGTCCGAGGAGCGCAATGTGGTAAAATCGTATTTCGATCGAAAGAAACAGAGAGGCTTCGATTATGCCTACATTTTTCCGGGCATGAATAAAGTTTTACAGGCGGGAGGCCGTGTCATTCGAAGTGCTTCGGATCGCGGAGTGATCCTACTTTTGGACGACCGTTTCAGGCGTGATCCCTATCTGGCCTTACTGCCGGCGCATTGGTCCGTTCAGTCGGCGGGCACGCCGTTACAGCTGACCGAACGAGTACAGAAATTTTGGCGGGTTTCGCACGACGAAACGTAA